A window from Bdellovibrionales bacterium encodes these proteins:
- a CDS encoding porin family protein, which produces MKKLRLICAMVLSLGFVSAAHAELGVGVFGSYPLSTNYTATGTGIDSVKSKGGNTFGALLFIPVLPWFSIRGGVAYESAKFETNSILGSSDTTLNNMLIPVDLQFHFPVVGLYAFAGAVFVSNQKTDPDTNGKAGSDTRTNLGVGYDFFSFTLLTLSAEVEYQKGSKNISPVSGNDLKTDSTNLNLMARFTL; this is translated from the coding sequence ATGAAAAAACTTCGTTTGATTTGTGCAATGGTTTTGTCTCTTGGTTTTGTCAGTGCGGCTCACGCAGAACTTGGCGTAGGCGTATTTGGCTCTTATCCGCTTTCAACTAATTACACTGCAACAGGCACAGGTATTGACAGCGTTAAAAGTAAGGGTGGCAACACTTTCGGTGCGTTGTTATTTATTCCGGTTCTTCCGTGGTTCTCGATTCGCGGTGGCGTCGCTTATGAAAGCGCAAAATTTGAGACCAACTCGATCTTGGGTTCTTCTGATACGACTTTGAACAATATGTTAATCCCAGTGGACCTTCAGTTTCATTTCCCCGTTGTGGGCCTATACGCATTTGCAGGAGCTGTTTTCGTATCGAATCAAAAAACAGATCCAGATACAAATGGCAAAGCGGGGAGCGACACTAGAACAAATTTGGGTGTTGGTTATGACTTCTTTAGCTTCACATTGCTGACTTTGAGCGCGGAAGTTGAGTACCAAAAAGGTTCTAAGAATATTTCTCCGGTTTCTGGTAACGACCTCAAAACAGATTCAACGAATCTGAACTTGATGGCTCGCTTTACTTTGTAA
- a CDS encoding ABC-F family ATP-binding cassette domain-containing protein: MALLISTHQLEKSFAGKTLFSGVSLGIEDGDKVGLVGPNGAGKSTLMKILAGKSQADGGKVTPKKGLRLGFLPQTPVFAERETIMQALLSHAHDPDEALGLAYEWLARLDLTQFGEDFLVSDLSGGWQKRVALARELVTEPELLLLDEPTNHLDVVSILWLEEFLQKAPFAFLMVTHDRLFLQRVVNKVFDLDPRNPNNLLSVNGDYVQYLETKEQLLAAQAKHEQVMKNTLRRETEWLRRGAIARLAKQKARINRAGDLKDDVENLVEKNRHRVANINFGDAERNPQKLIEIKDVYKSYDHRALIENFSYLITPKTRLALLGENGSGKSTLIKMMLGYEQPDSGSVFLSDKVKVSYFEQNRGNLNMEKSVLKNICPDGDYVSFQGQYVFARSYLERFLFSRQQMDLPVGRLSGGEQSRLRIAQLMLQEASVLVLDEPTNDLDVATLEVLSDAIQNFNGAVILVTHDRYFMDQVATDILSFPRKDNPSKKLERFVGYLQWEEAWLAEESGEVKPADVVAPVEAAKPAAKVQRMSFKLKNELEGMEAKILGMEEDLAKMEAESISAEVISNATRLQELHMKMSRLQTEIETSYARWAELEKIAKGE, from the coding sequence ATGGCTTTGCTTATCAGTACTCATCAGCTCGAAAAATCCTTTGCAGGTAAAACTTTGTTTTCTGGCGTCAGCCTCGGTATCGAGGACGGCGATAAAGTCGGTCTCGTGGGTCCTAATGGGGCTGGTAAATCGACATTGATGAAGATCTTGGCTGGCAAGAGCCAAGCTGACGGCGGTAAAGTCACGCCAAAGAAAGGCTTGCGCCTCGGTTTCTTGCCGCAGACGCCAGTGTTTGCCGAGCGCGAAACGATCATGCAGGCTTTGCTAAGCCATGCTCATGATCCAGACGAAGCTTTGGGACTGGCCTATGAGTGGCTGGCGCGTTTGGATCTGACTCAGTTCGGAGAAGATTTTCTCGTGTCGGATTTGAGCGGTGGCTGGCAAAAGCGCGTAGCCTTGGCGCGCGAATTGGTGACAGAGCCTGAATTGTTGCTTCTGGATGAGCCGACGAATCACTTGGACGTTGTCAGTATTTTATGGCTTGAAGAGTTTTTGCAGAAAGCACCGTTTGCTTTTTTAATGGTCACGCATGACCGCTTGTTTCTCCAGCGTGTGGTGAATAAGGTCTTCGACCTGGATCCTCGCAATCCAAATAATTTGCTATCTGTGAACGGGGACTACGTTCAGTATCTTGAAACGAAAGAGCAGCTTTTAGCGGCGCAAGCAAAGCATGAGCAAGTTATGAAGAACACTCTTCGTCGTGAAACTGAATGGCTTCGCCGTGGAGCGATCGCGCGTTTGGCAAAACAGAAAGCTCGTATCAATCGTGCGGGCGATCTGAAGGACGACGTTGAGAACCTTGTTGAAAAAAACCGTCACCGCGTTGCGAATATTAATTTTGGTGATGCCGAGAGAAATCCGCAGAAGCTGATTGAAATTAAAGACGTCTACAAAAGCTACGATCATCGTGCTCTGATTGAAAACTTCAGTTATTTGATCACACCCAAAACACGGTTGGCTCTTTTAGGTGAAAATGGCAGCGGGAAGAGTACGCTGATTAAGATGATGCTCGGCTATGAACAGCCGGACAGCGGCAGCGTCTTTTTATCCGACAAAGTGAAGGTTTCCTACTTCGAGCAAAATCGCGGCAATTTGAATATGGAAAAAAGCGTACTCAAAAATATCTGCCCGGATGGAGACTATGTTTCCTTCCAAGGACAGTACGTTTTTGCGCGCAGTTACCTTGAACGCTTCTTATTCTCGCGCCAGCAGATGGATTTACCAGTGGGCCGCCTTTCAGGCGGTGAGCAAAGCCGTTTGCGTATCGCGCAGCTGATGTTGCAAGAGGCTTCGGTTTTGGTGCTCGATGAACCGACGAATGATTTGGACGTAGCAACCTTGGAAGTTTTGAGTGACGCCATTCAGAACTTTAACGGGGCTGTGATTTTGGTAACGCATGATCGTTACTTCATGGATCAAGTCGCGACGGATATTTTGAGTTTCCCGCGAAAAGACAACCCTTCGAAAAAACTCGAACGCTTTGTTGGATATTTACAGTGGGAAGAAGCTTGGCTCGCCGAAGAGTCGGGCGAAGTAAAACCAGCCGACGTCGTCGCGCCTGTTGAGGCGGCGAAACCTGCGGCAAAAGTGCAACGAATGTCCTTTAAGCTCAAAAATGAACTTGAGGGAATGGAAGCAAAAATCCTGGGCATGGAAGAGGACCTCGCAAAAATGGAAGCTGAATCCATCTCTGCAGAGGTCATTAGTAATGCCACGCGGCTGCAGGAGCTTCATATGAAGATGTCTAGACTGCAAACCGAGATCGAAACTTCATATGCTCGCTGGGCGGAACTTGAGAAAATCGCAAAGGGTGAATAA
- a CDS encoding leucyl/phenylalanyl-tRNA--protein transferase, whose translation MVSRKKSFQSTVDFPDPRDAMAEGVLAVGGLLDVGTLYTAYSLGVFPWPHPDYPLLWFSPEKRGIIEFSDLHISRSFDKFVRQHGDEFEITVDQAFAQVVRECAKQPRPGQEGTWILPPMIKAYIDFHNAGYAHSVEVWHKRQLVGGIYGVFVKGMFSGESMFYKTPNASKLALFHLIKLLESWGLEWMDIQMVTPVTKSFGGKYLEREEFLYKLAHTQDENENAIFPWTC comes from the coding sequence ATGGTGAGCAGAAAAAAAAGTTTTCAATCAACCGTAGACTTTCCAGATCCGAGAGACGCCATGGCCGAAGGAGTTTTGGCCGTGGGAGGCCTCTTGGACGTAGGCACTCTTTATACTGCTTACAGCCTCGGTGTCTTTCCGTGGCCGCATCCCGATTATCCATTACTGTGGTTTTCGCCTGAAAAGCGCGGGATCATCGAGTTCTCAGATCTGCATATCAGCCGCAGCTTCGATAAATTTGTGCGCCAGCATGGTGATGAGTTTGAAATCACTGTCGATCAGGCGTTCGCACAAGTCGTTCGCGAGTGTGCGAAGCAGCCACGCCCCGGCCAGGAAGGCACTTGGATTTTGCCGCCGATGATAAAGGCGTATATCGACTTTCACAATGCGGGTTATGCTCATAGTGTGGAGGTCTGGCATAAACGTCAGTTAGTGGGCGGTATCTACGGTGTCTTCGTAAAAGGGATGTTTAGTGGCGAAAGCATGTTTTATAAGACGCCGAATGCGTCGAAGCTCGCTTTGTTTCATTTGATTAAGCTTTTAGAGTCCTGGGGCCTTGAGTGGATGGATATCCAGATGGTGACGCCGGTGACAAAATCCTTTGGTGGCAAATACCTTGAGCGTGAAGAGTTTTTATATAAACTCGCTCACACTCAGGACGAGAATGAGAATGCAATCTTCCCCTGGACGTGTTAA
- a CDS encoding matrixin family metalloprotease, whose translation MKKYLLLGLLSANVLLACGRVPKVGPETDEKIATASEKDCGFVQNSYGQRVSWKQSLPVKIYIDPTVPTEYDSVLRDAAKKWEDVLGRTLFVFERAAATSTPAKDNRNVIYWMNPWNNTDTKLQAMSSLSWTNNQLVEADVKVDAQFYTYYVTNPNSNTDVHLLSLLVHELGHVLGLKHLANGSSSVMLSVLDYLVKREIPTAEDIANLKCEYN comes from the coding sequence ATGAAAAAATATCTCTTACTAGGTCTGTTATCAGCAAATGTGCTCCTTGCCTGCGGACGTGTACCGAAGGTGGGGCCAGAGACCGACGAAAAAATCGCGACCGCGTCCGAGAAGGATTGCGGTTTTGTCCAAAACAGTTACGGGCAACGTGTTTCTTGGAAGCAAAGTCTTCCGGTAAAGATCTATATAGATCCGACGGTGCCGACCGAATACGATTCTGTTCTGCGCGATGCTGCGAAAAAGTGGGAAGATGTCTTGGGGCGCACGTTGTTTGTTTTCGAACGAGCGGCGGCGACATCTACACCTGCTAAGGATAATCGCAACGTTATTTACTGGATGAATCCTTGGAACAACACAGATACGAAGCTCCAAGCGATGAGTTCCTTATCATGGACCAATAATCAGTTGGTTGAAGCCGACGTCAAAGTTGATGCTCAATTTTATACTTATTATGTGACTAATCCGAATTCGAATACGGATGTGCACTTGCTGAGCTTGCTTGTGCATGAGCTCGGTCATGTGTTGGGCCTGAAGCATCTCGCTAACGGAAGTTCGTCTGTGATGTTATCTGTGCTTGATTATCTAGTGAAGCGGGAAATTCCGACCGCTGAAGATATCGCTAACTTGAAGTGCGAATATAATTAG